From Acidobacteriota bacterium, one genomic window encodes:
- a CDS encoding M2 family metallopeptidase, which yields MKLKLAASILLLSCIACAHSNAPTVDEAHAFLDKANAELLALSNEAQRAQWVQETYITDDTEALAAKANERYLTRQNELVIAARRFKDLRLPPDLARQFKLLNLNGSPTDPKLVAELTQINTALDGMYGKGKYCPPGKTGDACLGIEQIDVLMAKSRNPKELESMWEGWHRIAPPMRDKYARLVELSNRGAKEFGFEDTGDLWRSGYDMTPEQFSAELERTWTQLEPLYRELHAYVRFKLIQKYGAAADRPDGMIPAYLLGNMWAQEWGNIYDIVAPKSTYKMYDLEGALKKQIGPVSELEAGKKMARYGEGFFTSLGFEPLPATFWERSQFIKPRDRDVVCHASAWDVDNDQDLRIKMCIKVDADDFTTVHHEEGHNFYQRAYRKQPFLFRNGANDGFHEAIGDSIALSITPDYLKKLKLIDEAPPVEADIPLQLRSALDKIAFLPFGLLVDKWRWQVFSGETKPADYNKAWWALREKYQGVAPPTPRDEANFDPGAKYHIPANVPYARYFLARIYQFQFYKAMCDASGYKGPLNRCDFYGSKEAGAKLNAMLEAGQSKPWQETLKAMTGDDHLDAGPMLEYFDPLYKWLKQQNAANHVKTGWTAAP from the coding sequence ATGAAGCTCAAGCTTGCCGCCTCCATACTCCTCCTCAGCTGCATTGCCTGTGCGCACTCCAACGCTCCAACTGTAGATGAGGCACACGCCTTTCTCGACAAAGCCAACGCCGAGTTGCTGGCCCTCTCCAACGAAGCGCAACGAGCACAGTGGGTGCAGGAGACCTACATCACGGATGACACCGAGGCCCTCGCCGCCAAGGCTAACGAGCGATACCTCACCCGGCAGAACGAGCTCGTCATCGCCGCGCGCCGCTTCAAGGATCTCCGGCTCCCTCCCGATCTCGCCCGCCAGTTCAAGCTGCTGAATCTCAACGGCTCACCCACCGACCCGAAGCTCGTCGCCGAGCTCACACAGATCAACACCGCGCTCGATGGCATGTACGGCAAGGGCAAGTACTGCCCGCCCGGCAAAACAGGCGACGCATGCCTCGGCATCGAGCAGATCGACGTGCTCATGGCAAAGTCCCGCAATCCCAAAGAACTTGAAAGCATGTGGGAGGGCTGGCATCGCATCGCCCCGCCCATGCGCGACAAGTACGCGCGACTGGTCGAGCTCTCCAACCGCGGCGCGAAGGAGTTCGGCTTCGAGGACACAGGCGACCTCTGGCGCTCCGGCTACGACATGACGCCCGAGCAGTTCTCCGCCGAACTCGAACGAACATGGACGCAGCTCGAGCCGCTCTACAGGGAGCTTCACGCCTACGTGCGCTTTAAGCTCATCCAGAAATACGGCGCAGCGGCAGACCGGCCCGACGGTATGATTCCCGCATACCTGCTGGGAAATATGTGGGCGCAGGAATGGGGCAACATCTACGACATCGTCGCGCCCAAGTCGACCTACAAGATGTACGACCTCGAAGGCGCGCTGAAGAAGCAGATCGGTCCCGTCTCAGAGCTTGAGGCCGGCAAAAAAATGGCCCGCTACGGCGAAGGCTTCTTCACCTCGCTGGGTTTCGAGCCGCTGCCGGCAACTTTCTGGGAGCGCTCGCAGTTCATCAAGCCGCGCGACCGCGACGTCGTCTGCCACGCCAGCGCGTGGGACGTCGACAACGACCAGGATCTTCGCATCAAGATGTGCATCAAGGTCGACGCCGACGACTTCACCACCGTGCATCACGAAGAGGGTCACAACTTCTACCAGCGCGCCTACCGCAAGCAGCCCTTCCTCTTCCGCAACGGAGCGAACGACGGCTTCCACGAGGCCATCGGCGACTCCATCGCGCTCTCCATCACGCCCGATTACCTGAAGAAGCTCAAGCTCATCGACGAAGCGCCTCCGGTTGAGGCGGACATTCCGCTCCAGCTTCGCTCCGCGCTCGACAAGATTGCATTCCTTCCTTTCGGCCTGCTTGTCGACAAGTGGCGCTGGCAGGTCTTCAGCGGAGAGACCAAACCCGCGGACTATAACAAGGCCTGGTGGGCGCTGCGCGAAAAGTATCAGGGCGTCGCTCCACCGACGCCACGCGACGAAGCAAACTTCGATCCCGGCGCGAAATATCACATCCCCGCGAACGTCCCCTATGCGCGTTACTTCCTCGCGCGCATCTACCAGTTCCAGTTCTACAAGGCGATGTGCGATGCCTCCGGCTATAAGGGGCCGCTGAACCGCTGCGACTTCTACGGCTCCAAGGAAGCGGGCGCGAAGCTGAACGCGATGCTCGAGGCCGGGCAATCGAAGCCGTGGCAGGAGACGCTGAAGGCGATGACCGGCGATGACCACCTCGACGCCGGGCCGATGCTCGAATATTTCGATCCGCTGTACAAATGGTTGAAGCAGCAAAATGCGGCCAACCACGTGAAGACGGGATGGACCGCGGCTCCCTGA
- a CDS encoding glycerol-3-phosphate responsive antiterminator has translation MEKKATKPLRDKEAWDEALKDSSIIAAVRSEENLESALSSPVRLLYLLFGNPMNLAQMISTARARGKLVLVNADLLQGFSRDAFAVEYLAHCGVSGIISTHHGTLQAGRAQGLITVLRTFMIDSAAVEGGRRFLANFQPDAVELLPAVAAPLVIDRIRGSHPSLKVIAGGLINDLMQVEKLVQAGVDAVSLSRPDLWVL, from the coding sequence TTGGAAAAGAAAGCAACGAAACCTCTGCGCGACAAGGAAGCCTGGGACGAGGCGCTGAAAGACTCGTCGATCATTGCCGCCGTCCGTAGCGAGGAGAACCTGGAGAGCGCCCTGTCGTCGCCCGTGCGCCTGCTCTATCTGCTCTTCGGGAACCCGATGAACCTGGCACAGATGATCTCGACAGCCCGTGCGCGGGGAAAGCTGGTCCTGGTGAATGCCGATCTACTGCAAGGCTTCTCGCGCGATGCCTTCGCGGTGGAGTACCTGGCGCACTGCGGCGTCTCCGGCATCATCTCCACGCACCACGGGACATTGCAGGCCGGCCGCGCACAGGGGCTGATCACGGTACTGCGTACCTTCATGATCGACTCCGCCGCAGTTGAAGGAGGACGAAGGTTTCTTGCGAACTTTCAGCCCGATGCCGTTGAACTGTTGCCCGCCGTCGCAGCGCCGTTGGTCATCGATCGCATCCGGGGATCGCATCCTTCGCTAAAAGTTATTGCAGGTGGATTGATCAACGACTTGATGCAGGTCGAGAAACTGGTTCAGGCGGGAGTCGACGCCGTGTCGCTCAGCCGCCCCGATCTCTGGGTCCTTTGA
- a CDS encoding glycoside hydrolase family 28 protein: protein MTNRIALSLAAMLLMAALPASAKVCDAKAYGARADGVTKNTKAIQAAIDACSGAGGGTVKLSGGTFVSGPIVLRSQVTLDIDKGTTLLGSPDHADYPAITEFKAPGTQSLVSAKNAEDIAITGSGTIDGNGESWWEEARRTKGAGIVGEVTFRPRLVVFDHCKRVKIEGVTIQNSPSWQVVPYYTDQMVIRNVRILAPQHSPNTDAIDPFSSSNMVIDHVYADVGDDNIAIKSGIINSPGPDEPSRNITITDCEFMHGHGLSIGSEIAGGANTIHAERIHFKGTDQGIRIKANRDRGNQVYHISFKDITMEDVKNPILISEYYPKALPEGEVASAPITRLTPFFHDITIENVKAVKSGNAGIIVGLPESPVKNLVLKNVNIVAETGMTVAYAEVTGSDVHLIVAKGEAMKVAPNAKVNIK, encoded by the coding sequence ATGACGAACCGCATCGCTCTATCGCTCGCAGCCATGCTTTTAATGGCGGCGTTGCCGGCCAGCGCGAAGGTCTGCGACGCAAAGGCCTACGGAGCCAGGGCCGACGGCGTTACGAAGAATACGAAGGCCATCCAGGCGGCGATCGATGCGTGCTCGGGGGCGGGCGGCGGGACGGTGAAGCTTTCGGGAGGGACGTTCGTCTCCGGGCCGATCGTGCTTCGCAGCCAGGTGACGCTGGACATCGACAAGGGCACGACGCTGTTGGGTTCGCCGGACCACGCGGACTATCCTGCGATCACAGAGTTCAAGGCGCCGGGAACGCAATCGCTGGTCAGTGCAAAGAACGCCGAGGACATTGCCATCACCGGCAGCGGCACCATCGACGGCAACGGCGAGAGTTGGTGGGAGGAGGCGCGCAGGACGAAGGGGGCAGGCATCGTCGGCGAGGTCACCTTCCGCCCGCGTCTTGTCGTCTTCGATCACTGCAAGCGCGTGAAGATCGAGGGCGTCACCATTCAGAACTCGCCGAGCTGGCAGGTGGTGCCGTACTACACCGACCAGATGGTCATCAGGAACGTGCGCATCCTGGCGCCGCAGCACTCGCCGAACACGGACGCGATCGATCCGTTCAGCTCGTCGAACATGGTGATCGACCATGTATACGCCGACGTGGGCGACGACAACATTGCCATCAAGAGCGGCATCATCAACTCGCCCGGGCCGGATGAGCCGAGTCGCAACATCACCATCACCGACTGCGAGTTCATGCATGGTCACGGGCTTTCGATCGGCTCCGAGATCGCGGGTGGCGCCAATACCATTCACGCCGAGCGTATCCACTTCAAGGGCACAGATCAGGGCATCCGCATCAAGGCGAACCGCGACCGCGGCAATCAGGTCTACCACATCTCCTTCAAAGACATCACCATGGAAGATGTAAAGAACCCAATTCTAATCAGTGAGTATTACCCGAAGGCGCTGCCTGAGGGTGAGGTGGCCTCAGCGCCGATCACGCGTCTGACGCCGTTCTTCCACGACATCACGATTGAGAACGTAAAGGCGGTCAAGAGCGGAAATGCGGGCATCATCGTTGGTCTGCCGGAGTCGCCGGTGAAGAACCTCGTGCTGAAGAACGTCAACATTGTCGCTGAGACTGGTATGACGGTAGCTTATGCCGAGGTTACGGGGTCAGATGTGCATCTGATCGTCGCCAAGGGAGAGGCGATGAAGGTTGCACCGAATGCGAAGGTCAACATCAAATAA
- the glpK gene encoding glycerol kinase GlpK, which yields MAKRYILALDQGTTSSRAMVVDETGAVISIAQHPFKQIFPKPGWVEHSPTEIWSSQSGVATEALAKANLTDRDIAAIGITNQRETTVVWNRETGEPVYNAIVWQDRRTAEFCDRLRAQAGEAIQQKTGLIPDAYFSGSKVNWILANVEGARAKAEAGKLAFGTVDSWLIWKLTSGARHVTDATNASRTMLFNIHTMDWDDELLKLLGVPRSMLPEVVASSGACATTTGLIAGVPVAGIAGDQQAALFGQMCTSAGMAKCTYGTGAFMLLNTGTTPMASKNRLLTTVAWKIGGTVEYALEGSMLMAGAVVQWLRDELQIVRTAAEIEQLAATVKDSNGVVLVPAFAGLGAPHWDPYARGSLLGLTRGSSRAHIARAALEGIALQATDVLEAMQADSGLPLAQLRVDGGAAANNLLMQIQSDVLGIEVVRPKNAEATVLGAAYLAGLAVGYWPDKDTIARQWQMDRVFKPAMKAGDRERVRATWRRALERAQDWAREEEKAV from the coding sequence GTGGCGAAGCGATATATTCTGGCACTCGACCAGGGCACGACTAGCTCGCGCGCGATGGTCGTCGATGAGACAGGCGCGGTTATCTCGATTGCGCAGCATCCCTTCAAACAGATCTTTCCAAAGCCGGGATGGGTGGAGCACTCGCCCACCGAGATATGGTCGTCGCAGAGCGGCGTGGCCACCGAGGCGCTGGCAAAGGCAAACCTCACCGATCGCGACATCGCCGCCATCGGCATCACCAACCAGCGCGAGACGACCGTGGTGTGGAACCGCGAGACCGGAGAGCCCGTTTACAACGCCATCGTGTGGCAGGACCGCCGCACGGCCGAGTTCTGCGACAGGCTTCGCGCACAGGCAGGCGAGGCGATCCAGCAGAAGACGGGCCTCATCCCCGACGCCTACTTCTCCGGCAGTAAGGTCAACTGGATTCTCGCCAACGTCGAAGGGGCACGCGCGAAGGCAGAGGCGGGCAAGCTCGCCTTTGGAACCGTCGATAGCTGGCTGATCTGGAAGCTGACCAGCGGCGCGCGCCATGTGACGGACGCGACCAACGCATCGCGAACGATGCTCTTCAACATTCACACGATGGACTGGGACGACGAACTTCTGAAGCTGCTCGGCGTGCCGCGCTCCATGCTGCCGGAGGTCGTCGCTTCGAGCGGCGCCTGCGCTACAACGACCGGCCTGATCGCGGGCGTTCCAGTTGCTGGAATCGCGGGAGATCAGCAGGCTGCACTCTTTGGGCAGATGTGCACCTCGGCGGGCATGGCCAAGTGCACCTACGGGACTGGCGCTTTTATGTTGTTGAACACCGGAACTACACCCATGGCCTCAAAGAACCGACTGCTGACGACCGTCGCATGGAAGATCGGCGGCACGGTCGAGTACGCGCTTGAGGGCAGTATGTTGATGGCGGGCGCGGTGGTGCAATGGCTGCGCGATGAGTTGCAGATCGTCCGTACCGCAGCCGAGATCGAGCAGCTTGCGGCTACCGTGAAAGACTCGAACGGCGTCGTGCTGGTGCCTGCGTTCGCCGGTCTGGGCGCTCCGCACTGGGACCCTTACGCACGAGGATCGTTGCTGGGACTTACGCGCGGAAGCTCGCGGGCCCACATCGCCCGCGCCGCGCTCGAGGGCATTGCGTTGCAGGCGACCGACGTGCTCGAGGCCATGCAGGCAGACTCTGGCCTGCCGCTGGCGCAGCTTCGTGTCGACGGCGGCGCGGCCGCCAACAATCTGCTGATGCAGATTCAGTCGGACGTGCTGGGCATCGAGGTCGTACGGCCAAAGAACGCGGAGGCCACCGTGCTCGGCGCGGCGTATCTTGCGGGGCTCGCGGTCGGCTACTGGCCTGACAAGGATACGATTGCGCGGCAGTGGCAGATGGACCGCGTCTTCAAGCCTGCCATGAAAGCGGGCGATCGCGAGCGAGTCCGCGCAACATGGCGCAGAGCGCTCGAACGAGCGCAGGACTGGGCGCGAGAAGAGGAGAAGGCGGTTTGA
- a CDS encoding glycerol-3-phosphate dehydrogenase/oxidase, which yields MAQSARTSAGLGARRGEGGLSERAKILARLGEQAEWDVLVIGGGATGLGAAVEAASRGYRTALIERADFAKGTSSRSTKLVHGGVRYLEQMNITLVLDALQERGHMLANAPHLVHNLSFVVPVFDLLGLPYYGFGLKVYELLSGRLSFGASKMLSREKTLAMLPGVISSGLRGGVLYHDGQFDDSRYAVSLMRTFESMGGVAINYVEATGLIERSGKTAGVHARDVESGTLFDLRAKVTINATGVFTEKILAMDNDKETLLSVSQGSHFVLPRDFLPGDHAMMIPKTSDGRVLFAIPWHGATVVGTTDEAVETPSVEPHAMAKEKSFLMDHIGKYLGRRPKTEEIQSMWSGLRPLVRKGGSATSKLSRDHTIVISPTGLVTVTGGKWTTYRRMGEDAINRAADVAGLPKEPSRTRSLHLHGWTQEVAEVESERVYGSDLPEIVALSDRDPSLNALLHPRLPYRMREVVWAARHEMARTVEDVLARRTRALFLDARAAMEAAPAVADILARELGRSEDWKARDLESFRTVARGYVYEGE from the coding sequence ATGGCGCAGAGCGCTCGAACGAGCGCAGGACTGGGCGCGAGAAGAGGAGAAGGCGGTTTGAGCGAGCGCGCGAAGATTCTCGCCCGGCTGGGTGAGCAGGCCGAATGGGACGTCCTGGTGATCGGCGGCGGCGCAACCGGTCTGGGTGCAGCGGTGGAGGCTGCGTCGCGCGGCTACAGGACGGCGCTGATCGAGCGCGCCGACTTCGCCAAGGGGACCTCGAGCCGCAGCACCAAGCTGGTGCACGGCGGCGTGCGGTATCTCGAGCAGATGAACATCACGCTGGTGCTGGACGCGCTGCAGGAGCGCGGCCACATGCTGGCGAACGCTCCGCACCTCGTCCACAATCTCTCCTTCGTGGTGCCGGTCTTCGACCTGCTGGGCCTGCCGTACTACGGCTTCGGGCTGAAGGTGTACGAGCTGCTCTCGGGCAGGCTCTCATTCGGCGCTTCAAAGATGCTCTCGCGTGAGAAAACACTGGCGATGCTGCCGGGAGTGATCTCCAGCGGACTACGCGGCGGCGTGCTCTATCACGACGGCCAGTTCGACGATTCGCGCTACGCCGTCTCACTGATGCGAACCTTCGAGAGCATGGGCGGCGTTGCGATCAACTACGTCGAAGCGACAGGGCTGATCGAACGAAGCGGCAAGACCGCCGGCGTGCACGCACGAGATGTTGAGAGCGGCACACTCTTCGATCTGCGTGCGAAGGTGACGATCAATGCGACGGGCGTCTTCACGGAGAAGATTCTCGCGATGGATAACGACAAGGAGACACTGCTTTCTGTGAGCCAGGGCTCTCATTTCGTTCTGCCGCGCGATTTTCTGCCAGGCGACCACGCGATGATGATTCCGAAGACCTCGGACGGTCGCGTGCTATTTGCCATCCCGTGGCACGGCGCGACCGTGGTGGGGACAACGGACGAAGCCGTGGAGACGCCTTCGGTCGAGCCGCACGCGATGGCCAAGGAAAAGAGCTTCCTGATGGACCACATCGGCAAGTATCTCGGACGCCGCCCGAAGACAGAAGAGATTCAGAGCATGTGGTCGGGGCTGCGGCCGCTGGTTCGCAAGGGTGGCAGCGCGACCTCGAAGCTCTCGCGCGACCACACCATCGTCATCTCGCCGACGGGGCTGGTTACAGTCACCGGAGGCAAGTGGACGACGTATCGCCGCATGGGCGAAGACGCCATCAACCGCGCGGCCGATGTGGCAGGGCTACCGAAGGAACCTTCGCGCACGCGGTCGCTGCATCTGCATGGCTGGACGCAGGAGGTCGCCGAGGTCGAGTCGGAGCGTGTCTATGGCTCCGACCTTCCGGAGATCGTCGCTTTGTCGGACCGAGACCCTTCGCTGAATGCCCTGCTGCATCCGCGGCTGCCTTACCGGATGCGCGAGGTGGTGTGGGCCGCGCGGCACGAGATGGCGCGCACAGTTGAGGATGTGCTGGCGCGGAGGACACGCGCTCTGTTTCTGGATGCCCGGGCAGCGATGGAAGCTGCTCCAGCCGTAGCTGATATTCTGGCCCGCGAGCTTGGACGCAGCGAGGATTGGAAGGCGCGGGATCTTGAATCGTTCCGTACAGTCGCGCGCGGTTATGTCTATGAAGGTGAGTGA
- a CDS encoding SIS domain-containing protein translates to MTTARNFPHAMLREIFEQPQAIAQTLAAYADGTSLREDVFAAARQALVGRESILISASGSSRHAGLSGEILFEDLAGIAVDVEYASEYIYRSTQTLKNPCFLVISQSGETADTSEALREAIARGSSTIAITNRPESSMAKLAGCSLPTHAGTERAVPATKSFTTQLVVLQLLALYAARIRGRMTRAVVESHLAHLYEVPAALEAVLPRWEKQVAQLSDSLQTAETFLFLGRGVHYPIAREGALKLKESAYIQAEGYPTGELKHGPNALVSRHNPLIVLATCDPQAPDSVLRYEKTANLVRDMNKQGADIISIVNEGDTRIAELSRLAIEVPRAPEYISPLYEVVPLQLLAYFMAIARHIDVDNPRNLVKAVVQE, encoded by the coding sequence ATGACTACCGCACGCAACTTCCCCCACGCCATGCTTCGTGAGATCTTCGAGCAGCCCCAGGCTATCGCTCAGACCCTCGCGGCCTACGCCGACGGCACCAGCCTCCGCGAAGACGTCTTCGCCGCCGCACGCCAGGCGCTCGTCGGCCGCGAGAGCATCCTGATCTCCGCCTCCGGCTCCAGCCGCCACGCCGGTCTCTCCGGCGAGATCCTCTTTGAAGACCTCGCCGGTATTGCCGTCGACGTCGAATACGCGAGCGAGTATATCTACCGCTCCACGCAGACCCTCAAGAACCCCTGCTTCCTCGTCATCTCGCAGTCCGGTGAGACGGCCGACACCTCCGAGGCGTTGCGCGAGGCCATCGCCCGCGGCTCCTCCACCATCGCCATCACCAACCGGCCCGAGTCGTCGATGGCGAAGCTCGCCGGCTGCTCGCTTCCCACGCACGCCGGAACCGAGCGCGCCGTCCCGGCGACCAAGAGCTTCACCACGCAGCTCGTCGTCCTCCAGCTCCTCGCTCTCTACGCCGCCCGCATCCGCGGCCGCATGACCCGCGCAGTCGTCGAATCGCACCTCGCTCATCTCTACGAGGTTCCCGCCGCGCTCGAGGCCGTGCTCCCGCGCTGGGAAAAACAGGTCGCCCAGCTCTCCGACTCTCTCCAGACTGCCGAGACCTTCCTTTTCCTCGGCCGCGGCGTCCACTACCCCATAGCCCGCGAAGGTGCGCTCAAGCTCAAGGAGTCGGCCTACATCCAGGCCGAGGGCTACCCCACCGGCGAGCTCAAGCACGGCCCCAACGCCCTGGTCAGCCGCCACAACCCGCTCATCGTACTCGCCACCTGCGATCCCCAGGCGCCGGACTCCGTCCTTCGTTACGAGAAGACCGCCAACCTCGTCCGCGACATGAACAAGCAGGGCGCCGACATCATCTCCATCGTCAACGAAGGCGATACCCGCATCGCGGAGCTGAGCCGCCTCGCCATCGAGGTCCCCAGAGCGCCCGAATACATCTCGCCGCTCTACGAGGTCGTGCCGCTCCAGCTCCTCGCCTACTTCATGGCTATCGCCCGCCACATCGACGTCGACAACCCCCGCAACCTCGTCAAGGCCGTCGTGCAGGAGTAG
- a CDS encoding aquaporin family protein, translating to MDSSSLSPAIGEFVGTFVLILLGNGVVAGALLKRSKAENAGWISITAAWGIAVFAGVAVSAALGDSDGHLNPAFTVASVMMTGHAERLWTYIPAQILGALCGGIAVWLHYKPHWELTEDKGAKQACFCTAPAVDKPFWNLLSEIIGTFLLVLIATALFSKRIAPAGVAPGLGPILVGALVWGIGLSLGGTTGYAINPARDLGPRLAHSILPVAGKGDSGWKYAWVPVLGPVIGAALAVAIIRGLGML from the coding sequence ATGGATAGTTCGTCACTGTCTCCTGCAATTGGAGAGTTCGTTGGAACGTTTGTCCTGATACTGCTGGGCAACGGCGTCGTTGCCGGCGCCCTGTTGAAACGCTCGAAGGCTGAGAACGCCGGCTGGATCTCGATCACAGCCGCCTGGGGCATTGCGGTATTTGCCGGCGTTGCGGTGAGCGCCGCGCTGGGCGATTCAGACGGACATCTGAACCCCGCGTTTACAGTCGCGTCGGTCATGATGACCGGCCACGCTGAACGGCTGTGGACATATATTCCAGCGCAGATTCTTGGTGCCCTCTGCGGCGGCATCGCCGTCTGGCTGCACTACAAGCCGCACTGGGAACTGACGGAAGACAAAGGTGCGAAGCAGGCCTGCTTCTGCACCGCGCCAGCCGTCGACAAACCATTCTGGAACCTGCTGAGCGAGATCATCGGCACGTTTTTGCTGGTACTGATCGCCACAGCGTTGTTCTCAAAACGCATCGCTCCGGCGGGAGTGGCTCCCGGGCTGGGCCCGATCCTGGTAGGCGCGCTGGTCTGGGGTATCGGCCTCTCGCTCGGAGGAACGACCGGCTATGCAATCAACCCTGCTCGTGACCTGGGGCCACGGCTGGCACACTCGATACTGCCGGTTGCGGGCAAGGGCGACTCGGGCTGGAAGTATGCCTGGGTTCCTGTCCTCGGGCCTGTGATCGGCGCGGCACTCGCGGTGGCTATCATTCGCGGACTGGGGATGCTGTAG